One genomic region from Ralstonia pickettii DTP0602 encodes:
- a CDS encoding hypothetical protein (K01628: fucA; L-fuculose-phosphate aldolase [EC:4.1.2.17]) encodes MAAVLERTPQVFNDEERVSIYQPEQRGLIFPSIPKFSSFAEERQYCKERLVAACRAFALEGYDYGFAGHLTVRDPEHPELYWTNPMAVHFAQVKVSNLICADHEGKVVEGRHAINRAGFVLHAAVHEMHQDIVAMCHAHTEYGTAFAALGKPIEPITQDAAAFFEDHVVIGDEAGKVAVEVKGGHKVANAFKGVKAAIHQNHGLLTASRHSIESAAFWFMALERCCKQQLMVEATGITPRLVSPDRARYSREHVGSDYIGWLHFQPIWDHLAATQPDMFD; translated from the coding sequence ATGGCGGCAGTACTCGAACGCACCCCGCAGGTGTTCAACGATGAGGAACGCGTTTCCATCTATCAGCCCGAACAGCGTGGCCTGATCTTCCCGTCGATCCCGAAATTCTCCTCGTTCGCCGAGGAGCGCCAGTACTGCAAGGAGCGGCTGGTGGCGGCATGCCGCGCCTTTGCGCTGGAAGGCTATGACTACGGCTTCGCCGGCCACCTGACGGTGCGCGACCCGGAGCATCCGGAGCTGTACTGGACCAACCCGATGGCGGTCCATTTTGCGCAGGTGAAGGTGTCGAACCTGATCTGCGCCGATCACGAAGGCAAGGTGGTGGAAGGCCGTCATGCGATCAACCGCGCCGGCTTCGTGCTGCATGCCGCCGTGCATGAGATGCACCAGGACATCGTCGCCATGTGCCACGCACACACGGAATATGGCACCGCGTTCGCAGCGCTGGGCAAGCCGATCGAGCCGATCACGCAGGACGCGGCCGCCTTCTTCGAAGACCACGTAGTGATCGGCGACGAGGCCGGCAAGGTCGCGGTCGAAGTCAAAGGCGGCCACAAGGTCGCCAACGCGTTCAAAGGCGTCAAGGCGGCGATCCACCAGAACCACGGCCTGCTGACCGCGAGCCGGCACAGCATCGAGTCGGCCGCGTTCTGGTTCATGGCACTGGAGCGCTGCTGCAAGCAGCAGCTGATGGTGGAGGCGACCGGCATCACCCCGCGCCTGGTTTCGCCGGATCGCGCGCGCTACAGCCGCGAGCACGTCGGCAGCGACTACATCGGCTGGCTGCACTTCCAGCCGATCTGGGACCACCTCGCCGCCACCCAGCCTGACATGTTCGACTGA
- a CDS encoding sulfurtransferase (K01013: E2.8.1.- [EC:2.8.1.-]), translated as MTNNNADFPTYSREDVRKALLDGEEIALIDVREEDPFAQEHPLWAANFPLSKLELEARSRIPRRDTLVVVYGEYAGEDLAPRAAAVLRELGYTRVHVLEGGLRAWIAGGGEVFRDVNVPSKSFGEVVEAKRHTPSLAAEEVQALIDSKADVVIVDARRFDEYQTMSIPTATSVPGAELVLRVRELAPDPRTRVIVNCAGRTRSIIGTQSLVNAGIPNPVAALRNGTIGWTLAGQQLDHGAGRRAPAAVSDANRDSARRGAREIADRAGVRRIALGELDSLQQAGRTLYRFDVRTPEEFAEGHLPGFVNAPGGQLVQETDHNAPVRGARIVLADDDDVRANMTGSWLAQMGWDVWVVEPVDAAARSETGAVAAPVPASAPVPSVTPAELAAWIDAKDGSTAVLDFTASANYVKRHIPGAYFVIRAQLAEALPRIPQPRRYVLTCGSSLLARFAAADLRRLTDAEVLVLKGGTQSWIAAGLPLESGETRLASERTDRYRRPYEGTDSPREAMQGYLDWEFGLIAQLERDGTHGFRVA; from the coding sequence ATGACCAACAACAACGCTGACTTTCCGACTTATTCGCGCGAGGACGTGCGCAAGGCCCTGCTCGACGGCGAGGAGATCGCGCTGATCGACGTGCGCGAGGAGGACCCCTTCGCGCAGGAACATCCGCTGTGGGCGGCCAATTTCCCGCTGTCGAAGCTTGAGCTTGAAGCAAGGTCGCGCATCCCGCGCCGCGACACGCTGGTCGTCGTCTACGGCGAATACGCCGGCGAAGACCTGGCGCCGCGCGCGGCAGCCGTGCTGCGCGAGCTGGGCTATACGCGCGTGCATGTGCTCGAAGGCGGGCTGCGCGCATGGATCGCTGGCGGTGGTGAGGTTTTCCGCGACGTCAACGTGCCCAGCAAGTCGTTCGGCGAGGTGGTGGAGGCCAAGCGCCATACGCCGTCGCTGGCGGCCGAGGAAGTGCAAGCGCTGATCGACAGCAAGGCCGACGTGGTGATCGTCGACGCGCGCCGCTTCGACGAATACCAGACCATGAGCATCCCCACCGCCACCAGCGTGCCGGGCGCCGAGCTGGTGCTGCGCGTGCGCGAGCTGGCGCCCGATCCGCGCACGCGGGTGATCGTCAATTGTGCCGGGCGCACGCGCAGCATCATCGGCACGCAGTCGCTGGTCAATGCCGGCATCCCCAACCCGGTCGCCGCGCTGCGCAACGGCACCATCGGCTGGACCCTGGCCGGGCAGCAACTGGACCACGGCGCCGGCCGCCGTGCGCCCGCCGCAGTCAGCGACGCCAACCGTGACAGCGCCCGCCGCGGCGCGCGCGAGATCGCGGACCGCGCCGGCGTGCGCCGCATCGCGCTGGGCGAGCTTGACTCGCTGCAGCAAGCAGGCCGCACGCTGTACCGCTTCGATGTGCGCACGCCCGAGGAATTCGCCGAGGGCCACCTGCCAGGCTTCGTCAACGCGCCGGGCGGCCAGCTGGTGCAGGAAACCGACCACAACGCCCCGGTGCGCGGCGCGCGCATCGTGCTGGCCGACGACGATGACGTGCGCGCCAATATGACCGGGTCGTGGCTGGCGCAGATGGGATGGGACGTCTGGGTCGTGGAGCCGGTGGACGCCGCGGCGCGCAGCGAGACGGGCGCGGTCGCCGCGCCGGTGCCTGCTTCAGCGCCGGTGCCATCGGTGACGCCCGCGGAACTGGCTGCATGGATCGATGCGAAGGATGGCAGCACCGCCGTGCTCGACTTCACCGCGAGCGCCAACTACGTCAAGCGCCATATTCCCGGGGCGTACTTCGTCATTCGCGCGCAGCTGGCTGAGGCGTTGCCGCGCATCCCGCAGCCGCGCCGCTATGTGCTGACCTGCGGCTCCAGTCTGCTGGCACGCTTCGCGGCCGCCGACCTGCGGCGCCTGACCGATGCGGAGGTCTTGGTGCTGAAAGGCGGCACGCAGTCGTGGATCGCCGCGGGCCTGCCGCTGGAGAGCGGCGAAACGCGGCTGGCGTCGGAACGCACCGACCGCTACCGCCGGCCTTATGAGGGCACCGACAGCCCGCGTGAGGCGATGCAGGGCTATCTCGACTGGGAGTTCGGCCTGATCGCGCAACTGGAGCGCGACGGCACGCACGGCTTCCGGGTGGCGTAG
- a CDS encoding cysteine dioxygenase gives MIPMGNSINPDAPNALAPLRDFVTALSALLDQHPDEPRILREGGALLAKLVARDDWLPDTWAQPHPEYYQQHLLHCDSAERFSVVSFVWGPGQRTPIHDHTVWGLIGMLRGAEDSQPFVLDAAGRPVPQGDAVRLLPGQVEAVSPTVGDIHRVNNVHDDRVSVSIHVYGGNIGAVRRSVYAEDGTRKPFVSGYSNQTLPNLWDRSRELAQS, from the coding sequence GTGATTCCCATGGGCAATTCCATCAACCCCGATGCGCCAAATGCACTGGCGCCGCTGCGCGACTTCGTCACCGCGTTGTCCGCGCTGCTCGACCAGCATCCCGACGAGCCCCGCATCCTGCGCGAGGGCGGGGCGCTGCTGGCAAAGCTGGTGGCGCGCGACGACTGGCTGCCCGACACCTGGGCCCAGCCGCATCCCGAGTACTACCAGCAGCACCTGCTGCATTGCGATTCCGCCGAACGCTTCTCCGTCGTCAGCTTTGTCTGGGGTCCGGGGCAGCGCACGCCGATCCATGATCACACCGTGTGGGGGCTGATCGGCATGCTGCGCGGTGCCGAGGACTCGCAACCGTTTGTGCTCGATGCCGCCGGCAGGCCCGTGCCGCAGGGCGACGCGGTACGCTTGCTGCCCGGCCAGGTAGAAGCCGTTTCGCCCACGGTCGGCGATATCCATCGCGTCAACAACGTTCATGACGACCGCGTCTCGGTCAGCATCCACGTCTACGGCGGCAATATCGGCGCGGTACGCCGCTCGGTCTATGCCGAGGACGGCACGCGCAAGCCTTTTGTCTCCGGCTATTCCAACCAGACCCTGCCCAACCTGTGGGACCGCTCCCGCGAACTTGCCCAGTCATGA
- a CDS encoding transcriptional regulator, producing the protein MRRVPNFVLLRAFEAAARLESFTLAANELHLTQSAISHQVRELEDYFGRKLFVRRNRRVEPTPEGQRLLESLSRVFDVIEAACNEVVLAPQAQVLAVYSAPSFAVKWLGPRLPAFMQQHPDITIRLSSGAEPIDMTLAREIDLAITYGTAQARAGVIVTPLGKERILPLCSPRLLDSDAPAREQMQALPLIDSQLSRVTWPDWFDANGMVCPTRPRASFDRGALAISAAVDGMGVALESIRLAERDLARGDLVPVGESEFRPVARETHFLCYRQNEAHLPKVATFVTWLCAELGLDPGQGVGGAGTRRPK; encoded by the coding sequence ATGAGGCGTGTACCGAACTTCGTGCTGCTGCGCGCGTTTGAGGCGGCGGCCAGGCTGGAGAGCTTTACGCTGGCGGCGAACGAGCTGCACCTGACGCAATCGGCGATCAGCCACCAGGTGCGCGAGCTGGAGGATTACTTCGGCCGCAAGCTGTTCGTGCGGCGCAACCGGCGGGTCGAGCCGACGCCGGAAGGACAGCGCCTGCTGGAAAGCCTGTCGCGCGTGTTCGACGTGATCGAGGCCGCGTGCAACGAGGTCGTGCTGGCACCACAGGCGCAGGTGCTGGCCGTCTACAGCGCACCCAGCTTTGCGGTGAAGTGGCTGGGGCCGCGGCTGCCGGCCTTCATGCAGCAGCATCCCGACATCACCATCCGCTTGTCCTCGGGGGCCGAGCCGATCGACATGACGCTGGCGCGCGAGATCGACCTGGCCATCACCTACGGCACGGCGCAGGCGCGCGCGGGCGTGATCGTGACGCCGCTGGGCAAGGAGCGGATCCTGCCGTTGTGTTCGCCGCGCCTGCTCGATAGCGATGCGCCCGCGCGCGAGCAGATGCAGGCGCTGCCGCTGATCGATTCCCAACTGAGCAGGGTGACGTGGCCGGACTGGTTCGATGCCAACGGCATGGTGTGCCCGACGCGCCCGCGCGCGTCATTCGACCGTGGCGCGCTGGCGATTTCTGCCGCCGTGGACGGCATGGGCGTGGCACTGGAGAGCATCCGCCTGGCCGAGCGCGACCTGGCGCGCGGCGACCTGGTGCCGGTGGGCGAAAGCGAGTTCCGCCCGGTCGCGCGGGAAACGCACTTCCTCTGCTACCGGCAGAATGAAGCGCACCTGCCCAAGGTGGCAACCTTCGTCACCTGGCTGTGCGCGGAGCTTGGCCTCGATCCGGGCCAGGGAGTGGGCGGCGCCGGGACGCGCCGCCCGAAGTGA